A single window of Bombus huntii isolate Logan2020A unplaced genomic scaffold, iyBomHunt1.1 ctg00000068.1, whole genome shotgun sequence DNA harbors:
- the LOC126876255 gene encoding uncharacterized protein LOC126876255, protein MQEVEPQAPPCTVTATGAKANSKRLAVSIENPRIVSDIRISDNVTISVAPKTRGDEEGDPFKPSRKIQRSPTIGGRPDIEVAEESVVYRNWIEISSRQDGGDSTYRKSYHKVKDVNMGKVCVMVDTLIGAIRMSCKIKLIPPLHLSGMCWLEYRCWVLSPG, encoded by the exons ATGCAG GAGGTGGAACCCCAGGCACCCCCTTGTACAGTAACAGCGACTGGCGCAAAGGCGAATAGCAAGAGGTTGGCGGTTAGTATTGAAAACCCAAGGATAGTGTCGGACATCAGAATAAGTGACAACGTCACCATATCGGTTGCACCGAAGACTAGGGGAGACGAGGAAGGTGATCCCTTTAAGCCTAGTAGGAAAATTCAGAGGAGTCCCACGATTGGTGGTAGGCCCGATATTGAAGTAGCAGAAGAATCGGTGGTGTACCGAAACTGGATTGAAATTAGCTCAAGACAAGACGGAGGTGATTCTACTTACCGGAAATCGTATCACAAGGTCAAGGACGTCAATATGG GAAAGGTGTGTGTCATGGTTGATACCCTAATAGGAGCGATTAGgatgtcgtgtaaaattaag CTGATTCCTCCTCTTCATCTGAGTGGTATGTGTTGGTTGGAATATAGATGTTGGGTGTTGAGCCCAGGGTGA